The proteins below are encoded in one region of Micromonospora yangpuensis:
- a CDS encoding STAS domain-containing protein, producing the protein MALTAEENGRLTGLLNEHAERITQRWTELVAVTLRGRLSQAELRRQLGDLHRSLVAVGEQGIIDVEAEQAAELRAELSELSRGRARQGFSARETAVSIFALKDVLLELMDAEAGAGTLRDYVAFAALIDQLGLFTVESYVRTRESLIADQAEQLLELSTPVVKLWEGVVAVPLVGTLDSARAQVVMERLLQTLVDTGSPYAIIDITGVPAVDTQVAQHVLKTVVAARLMGAECIISGIRPQIAQTIVALGIEFGDIATKASLADALRHVLRITGVENARRQAQARREA; encoded by the coding sequence ATGGCGTTGACCGCCGAGGAGAACGGCCGACTCACCGGTCTGTTGAACGAGCACGCCGAGCGGATCACGCAGCGGTGGACCGAGCTCGTGGCGGTGACGTTGCGCGGTCGGCTGAGCCAGGCCGAGCTGCGCCGCCAGCTCGGTGACCTGCACCGCAGCCTGGTCGCCGTGGGCGAGCAGGGGATCATCGACGTGGAGGCCGAGCAGGCCGCCGAGCTGCGCGCCGAGCTGTCCGAGCTGTCCCGGGGACGGGCCCGGCAGGGCTTCTCGGCCCGCGAGACCGCGGTGAGCATCTTCGCCCTCAAGGACGTCCTGCTGGAGCTGATGGACGCCGAGGCCGGTGCGGGCACGCTGCGCGACTACGTCGCCTTCGCCGCCCTGATCGACCAGCTGGGCCTCTTCACCGTGGAGAGCTACGTCCGGACCCGGGAGAGCCTGATCGCCGACCAGGCCGAGCAGCTGCTCGAACTCTCCACCCCGGTGGTCAAGCTCTGGGAGGGCGTCGTCGCCGTGCCGCTGGTCGGCACGCTGGACTCGGCGCGGGCGCAGGTCGTCATGGAACGGCTGCTGCAGACCCTGGTCGACACCGGCTCGCCGTACGCGATCATCGACATCACCGGTGTGCCGGCGGTGGACACCCAGGTCGCCCAGCACGTGCTGAAGACCGTGGTGGCCGCCCGGCTGATGGGCGCCGAGTGCATCATCTCCGGCATCCGGCCGCAGATCGCCCAGACCATCGTCGCCCTCGGCATCGAGTTCGGTGACATCGCCACCAAGGCGAGCCTCGCCGACGCGCTGCGGCACGTCCTGCGGATCACCGGCGTGGAGAACGCGCGCCGACAGGCGCAGGCGCGCCGGGAGGCCTGA
- a CDS encoding type II toxin-antitoxin system VapC family toxin, which produces MGRRLILDTNVLIAYERGTLDRALLDEDELAIAAVTVAEYRVGIELADTVSRAADRARALAAIVSAVDVLDYTDATAAHHARLIAQARRAGTPRGAHDLIIAAHAAETGRIILSRDAKARFGDLPNVLATHP; this is translated from the coding sequence GTGGGCCGACGTCTGATCCTCGACACCAACGTCCTCATCGCCTACGAGCGCGGCACGCTCGATCGCGCCCTCCTCGACGAGGACGAGCTGGCGATCGCCGCCGTGACCGTCGCCGAGTATCGGGTCGGCATCGAGCTGGCAGATACCGTCAGTCGTGCGGCAGATCGGGCCCGAGCGCTGGCCGCGATTGTCTCCGCGGTCGATGTCCTCGACTACACCGACGCGACGGCCGCCCACCACGCCCGACTCATCGCACAGGCGCGACGTGCCGGAACACCGCGTGGTGCGCACGACCTGATCATTGCCGCCCACGCAGCCGAGACCGGGCGAATCATCCTCAGCCGAGACGCGAAAGCTCGCTTCGGTGACCTGCCCAACGTCCTGGCGACGCACCCCTGA
- a CDS encoding PP2C family protein-serine/threonine phosphatase yields the protein MTLILRSAIINDVGLVRTNNEDSALAGDRLVAVADGMGGLPAGELASEIVIRILDELTPPTGVTEATDALLAVVSTANQRIRAAITADPARDGMGTTLTAALLAGETLVLAQVGDSRCYLLRDGELTQLTRDDTFVQALVDQGALTPAQARQHPQRSLVTRAVQGADAPPAIGTLTVYAGDRLLLCSDGLSDYVADGAIAGTLNSYAERQHCGEQLVKLAHQAGAPDNVTVVVTDITTD from the coding sequence ATGACGCTGATCCTCCGCTCGGCCATCATCAACGACGTCGGCCTGGTCCGGACCAACAACGAGGACTCCGCCCTCGCCGGAGACCGCCTGGTGGCGGTGGCCGACGGCATGGGCGGACTGCCCGCCGGGGAGCTGGCCAGTGAGATCGTCATCCGGATCCTGGACGAGCTGACCCCGCCGACCGGAGTCACCGAGGCCACCGACGCGCTGCTGGCCGTGGTGAGCACCGCCAACCAGCGGATCCGGGCGGCCATCACCGCCGACCCGGCGCGCGACGGCATGGGTACCACCCTGACGGCGGCCCTGCTGGCCGGGGAGACCCTGGTGCTGGCCCAGGTCGGGGACTCCCGCTGCTACCTGCTGCGCGACGGTGAGCTGACCCAGTTGACGCGGGACGACACCTTCGTCCAGGCCCTGGTGGACCAGGGTGCGCTCACCCCCGCCCAGGCCCGGCAACATCCCCAGCGCTCGCTGGTGACCCGGGCGGTGCAGGGCGCGGACGCCCCACCGGCGATCGGCACCCTCACCGTCTACGCCGGTGACCGGCTGCTGCTCTGCAGCGACGGGCTCTCCGACTACGTCGCCGACGGGGCGATCGCCGGCACCCTGAACTCCTACGCCGAGCGCCAGCACTGTGGCGAGCAGCTGGTGAAGCTGGCCCACCAGGCCGGCGCGCCGGACAACGTGACGGTGGTGGTCACCGACATCACGACCGACTGA
- a CDS encoding ZIP family metal transporter, translated as MPQWLQAGGWGLLAGSALLIGAAVGWFVPVPRRVLASVMAFGAGVLLSAVSFDLIEEAHRQGGLLATTIGAAGGALAYTGANLLLARRGAQHRKRSSGAQPSEQERPGSGSAIAVGALLDGVPESVVIGASLLAGGPVSLVTVVAVFLSNVPEGLSSAAGMRRAGRSRRYVFLLWTAIALVSGVAAVAGYTLLGDAPVQVTAAITALAAGAILAMITDTMVPEAFEDAHLLVGLITVAGFLTAFALSHT; from the coding sequence GTGCCGCAGTGGTTGCAAGCGGGTGGCTGGGGGCTGCTGGCCGGTTCCGCTCTGCTGATCGGGGCGGCGGTGGGCTGGTTCGTGCCGGTCCCCCGCCGGGTGCTCGCGTCGGTCATGGCCTTCGGGGCGGGGGTGCTGCTCTCCGCCGTCTCCTTCGACCTGATCGAGGAGGCGCACCGACAGGGTGGGCTGCTGGCCACCACGATCGGGGCGGCCGGCGGCGCGTTGGCGTACACCGGGGCGAACCTGCTCCTCGCCCGACGGGGTGCCCAGCACCGCAAACGATCCAGCGGAGCGCAGCCCTCCGAACAGGAACGTCCCGGCTCCGGTTCGGCGATCGCGGTGGGTGCGCTGCTCGACGGCGTACCCGAGTCGGTGGTGATCGGGGCGAGCCTGCTGGCCGGCGGCCCGGTCAGCCTGGTCACCGTGGTCGCGGTCTTCCTGAGCAACGTGCCGGAGGGGCTCTCCAGCGCCGCCGGCATGCGCCGGGCGGGCCGGTCCCGACGGTACGTCTTCCTGCTCTGGACGGCGATCGCGCTGGTCAGCGGGGTGGCGGCGGTGGCCGGCTACACCCTGCTCGGTGACGCTCCGGTGCAGGTGACGGCCGCCATCACCGCGCTGGCCGCCGGCGCCATCCTGGCGATGATCACCGACACCATGGTCCCGGAGGCCTTCGAGGACGCCCACCTGCTGGTCGGGCTGATCACCGTGGCCGGCTTCCTGACCGCCTTCGCCCTCTCCCACACCTGA
- the mscL gene encoding large conductance mechanosensitive channel protein MscL, translating to MLKGFKEFIMRGNVIDLAVGVVIGAAFTAVVTQLTTSFLKPLIALITVLITGSEEGLDGAVWTVRNVEFDWISFVNALITFVLTAAALYFLVVFPMNKLAERRQRGEEPPPKTPSEEIQLLTEIRDALVAAGQAGPGQQRGALDDVLGRRQEPPAPR from the coding sequence ATGCTCAAGGGCTTCAAAGAGTTCATCATGCGCGGCAACGTCATCGACCTGGCGGTCGGCGTGGTCATCGGGGCCGCGTTCACGGCGGTGGTCACCCAGTTGACCACCTCGTTCCTCAAGCCGCTGATCGCGCTGATCACCGTGCTGATCACCGGCAGCGAGGAGGGCCTGGACGGCGCGGTCTGGACGGTACGCAACGTCGAGTTCGACTGGATCAGCTTCGTCAACGCGCTGATCACCTTCGTGCTCACCGCGGCGGCACTGTACTTCCTGGTGGTGTTCCCGATGAACAAGCTGGCCGAGCGGCGGCAGCGGGGTGAGGAGCCGCCGCCGAAGACGCCCAGCGAGGAGATCCAACTGCTCACCGAGATCCGGGACGCGCTGGTCGCCGCCGGCCAGGCCGGCCCGGGGCAGCAGCGCGGCGCGCTCGACGACGTACTGGGTCGCCGCCAGGAGCCGCCCGCCCCGCGCTGA
- a CDS encoding MFS transporter has protein sequence MTPPPTALASARTRIPEAPPDTRPAPAEAPLPDSGPQPTAPPPVAPPPAAGRPAAGPVVILVGILLVALNLRAAITSLGALLDEVRTGLALSGAVAGFVTTLPALAFALFGSLTPRLVRRYSAARVLVAAMLALAAGQLLRVATDSTVVFLVTSALALGGIAVANILLPMLVRQYFPHRVGLVTGAYSMTMTVGATVAAAAAVPVGHALGSWRAGLAVWALLAAVAVLPWVPAALRAHAAARRPSATPVASVPLRIRPGRTRLGWAMGLYFGTQALGAYALMGWLAQLFRDAGYTAGDAGLLLAAVTAVGVPIALLMPTLAGRMRTLHPLILVLSAAMLLAYLGLAVAPYRGALVWAVLLAVGQSAFPMLLATIGLRARTTEGTVALSAFAQSVGYLIAALGPLLVGVLYDVTGGWVAPIGFLLVALVVQTAAGMVIARPRFIEDER, from the coding sequence ATGACCCCGCCACCGACCGCCCTCGCCTCAGCCCGCACCCGCATCCCCGAGGCGCCGCCGGATACCCGGCCGGCACCGGCCGAAGCGCCGCTGCCGGACTCCGGTCCCCAGCCGACCGCCCCGCCGCCGGTGGCACCCCCACCCGCTGCCGGCCGACCGGCCGCTGGTCCGGTGGTGATCCTGGTCGGGATCCTGCTGGTCGCCCTGAACCTGCGCGCCGCGATCACCAGCCTCGGCGCGCTGCTCGACGAGGTACGCACCGGCCTGGCGCTCTCCGGAGCGGTGGCCGGCTTCGTCACCACCCTGCCCGCCCTGGCGTTCGCCCTGTTCGGGTCGCTGACCCCGCGCCTGGTCCGCCGGTACTCGGCCGCCCGGGTGCTGGTCGCGGCGATGCTCGCCCTCGCCGCCGGGCAACTGCTGCGGGTGGCCACCGACTCGACGGTGGTCTTCCTGGTCACTAGCGCGCTGGCGCTGGGCGGGATCGCGGTGGCCAACATCCTGCTGCCGATGCTGGTCCGGCAGTACTTCCCGCACCGGGTCGGGCTGGTCACCGGGGCGTACTCGATGACCATGACGGTGGGTGCGACGGTGGCCGCCGCGGCGGCGGTACCGGTCGGGCACGCGCTCGGGTCGTGGCGGGCCGGGCTGGCCGTCTGGGCGCTGCTGGCGGCGGTCGCCGTACTCCCGTGGGTGCCGGCGGCGCTGCGGGCGCACGCCGCCGCCCGGCGGCCGAGCGCGACGCCGGTCGCGTCGGTCCCGCTCCGGATCCGGCCTGGTCGGACCCGGCTCGGCTGGGCCATGGGGCTCTACTTCGGCACCCAGGCGCTCGGCGCGTACGCGTTGATGGGCTGGCTGGCCCAGCTCTTCCGGGACGCCGGTTACACCGCCGGGGACGCCGGCCTGCTGCTGGCGGCGGTGACCGCGGTCGGGGTGCCGATCGCCCTGCTGATGCCGACCCTGGCCGGTCGGATGCGCACGCTGCACCCGCTGATCCTGGTGCTCTCCGCGGCGATGCTCCTGGCCTACCTGGGCCTGGCCGTGGCGCCGTACCGGGGGGCGTTGGTCTGGGCGGTGCTGCTCGCGGTCGGGCAGAGCGCCTTCCCGATGCTGCTGGCGACCATCGGGCTGCGGGCCCGGACCACCGAGGGGACCGTGGCGCTCTCCGCGTTCGCCCAGAGCGTCGGGTACCTGATCGCGGCGCTGGGGCCGCTGCTGGTCGGCGTCCTGTACGACGTCACCGGCGGGTGGGTCGCACCGATCGGTTTCCTGCTGGTCGCCCTGGTGGTGCAGACGGCGGCGGGCATGGTGATCGCCCGTCCCCGGTTCATCGAGGACGAGCGCTGA
- a CDS encoding STAS domain-containing protein, which yields MSLTVHTEQRGDVVVVSVAGELDMATAPQLQDQITDLLDKGRNRLVFDLAEVSFCDSTGLSVFVRAKNSCDEAGGVVRLAAPQRGVLRILEVSGLVEVLQTYPTVDEAVAGEPTPTSS from the coding sequence ATGTCCTTGACGGTGCACACGGAACAGCGTGGCGACGTGGTCGTCGTATCGGTCGCGGGTGAGCTGGACATGGCGACGGCACCGCAGCTGCAGGACCAGATCACCGACCTGCTCGACAAGGGCCGCAACCGCCTGGTCTTCGACCTGGCCGAGGTGTCGTTCTGCGACTCGACCGGGTTGTCCGTCTTCGTCCGGGCCAAGAACAGCTGCGACGAGGCCGGCGGCGTGGTCCGGCTCGCCGCCCCGCAGCGTGGGGTGCTCCGCATCCTGGAGGTCAGCGGGCTGGTCGAGGTGCTGCAGACCTATCCGACGGTGGACGAGGCGGTGGCCGGCGAGCCCACGCCGACCTCCTCCTGA
- a CDS encoding GNAT family N-acetyltransferase yields MEIRRVTAEERLTTSYPLQAYAFDRSPLPAAQIEGWRDRLPYWAETRTLVAEADGSTVACVSAIPMRQNLRGTVLPMAGVASVATHPLARRQGHIRALLHQLLDEMRDEGHPLSALYPFRPSFYARFGFVGLPKARTVSFSPADLGPLLRADLPGELAWERIGAGYPAYRAFTEECLRRRHGFAVFDAQRAVAVRDDDNRWLVTARLDGRTVGAVTYRIDGHGGHLVADELLAEDPYGRALLLGFFARHIDQVTRITVQIPPDELPELWLTDFDVQVEARVNSPEAAAPMARLLSLDALTGRPAGTGRVRVELTGDRWLAGTHLLDGGSGQLEVTSAVAAGSSTPTATLTAAGLSALAYGVLDPVEVHLRELGSVPADAAAELRRIFPRQVPYLFADF; encoded by the coding sequence ATGGAGATCCGCCGGGTGACCGCCGAGGAACGTCTGACCACCAGCTATCCGCTCCAGGCGTACGCCTTCGACCGCTCGCCGCTGCCGGCGGCGCAGATCGAGGGCTGGCGGGACCGCCTGCCGTACTGGGCGGAGACCCGGACCCTGGTGGCCGAGGCGGACGGCAGCACCGTGGCCTGCGTCAGCGCGATCCCGATGCGGCAGAACCTGCGGGGCACCGTCCTGCCGATGGCCGGGGTCGCCTCGGTGGCCACCCATCCGCTGGCCCGACGGCAGGGCCACATCCGGGCCCTGCTGCACCAACTGCTCGACGAGATGCGCGACGAGGGACACCCGCTCAGCGCGCTCTACCCGTTCCGGCCGTCGTTCTACGCCCGGTTCGGCTTCGTCGGGCTGCCCAAGGCGCGTACCGTCTCGTTCTCCCCGGCCGACCTCGGTCCGTTGTTGCGCGCGGACCTTCCCGGCGAGCTGGCCTGGGAGCGGATCGGCGCCGGTTATCCGGCCTACCGGGCGTTCACCGAGGAGTGCCTGCGCCGGCGGCACGGCTTCGCGGTCTTCGACGCGCAACGGGCGGTCGCCGTCCGCGACGACGACAACCGCTGGCTGGTCACCGCGCGCCTCGACGGCCGGACGGTCGGCGCGGTGACCTACCGGATCGACGGCCACGGCGGGCACCTCGTCGCCGACGAACTACTGGCCGAGGACCCGTACGGGCGGGCGTTGCTGTTGGGGTTCTTCGCCCGGCACATCGACCAGGTAACCCGGATCACCGTCCAGATTCCCCCCGACGAGCTGCCCGAACTCTGGCTCACCGACTTCGACGTGCAGGTGGAGGCCAGGGTGAACAGCCCGGAGGCGGCCGCCCCGATGGCCCGGCTGCTCTCCCTGGACGCGCTGACCGGCCGACCCGCCGGGACGGGGCGGGTCCGCGTCGAGCTGACCGGGGACCGCTGGCTGGCCGGCACGCATCTGCTCGACGGGGGCAGCGGTCAGCTGGAGGTGACCTCTGCCGTGGCTGCCGGTTCCTCGACCCCGACCGCCACGCTCACCGCCGCCGGGCTCTCCGCGCTGGCGTACGGGGTGCTCGACCCGGTGGAGGTGCACCTGCGTGAGCTGGGCTCGGTGCCCGCCGACGCGGCGGCCGAGCTGCGCCGGATCTTCCCGCGTCAGGTGCCGTACCTCTTCGCCGACTTCTGA
- the rox gene encoding rifampin monooxygenase, producing the protein MIDVIIVGGGPTGLMLAAELRLHGVRVVVLERDAEPTRVVRSLGMHVRSIEVLDQRGLLERFLTAGKKFQLGGYFAGIVKAWPTGMDTAHDYILGIPQPVTERLLAAHATEVGAELRRGVELVGLSQDEEAVTAELADGTRLRARYLVGCDGGRSTVRKLLGIDFPGEPSRAETLLGVMELTAAPDEVLAVMTEVRKTQLRFGVGPVGDGEGLYRVVVPAAQVAEDRAVAPTLDEFRQQLRATAGTDFGVHSPRWLSRFGDATRLAERYRVDRVLLAGDAAHVHPPLGGQGLNLGLQDAFNLGWKLAAQVAGWAPADLLDTYQAERRPVASDVLDNTRAQTELMKLESGPQAVRRLMAELMDFEEVNRHLIEKITAISVRYDFGPGHRLLGRRLRDVGLRRGRLYGLTHRGRGLLLDQTGRLSVTGWADRVDHVVDASEELDVPALLLRPDGHVAWVGDDQQELLDQLPRWFGTATG; encoded by the coding sequence ATGATCGATGTGATCATCGTGGGCGGCGGGCCGACCGGTCTCATGCTGGCCGCCGAGTTGCGGCTGCACGGCGTACGCGTGGTCGTGCTGGAGCGGGACGCGGAGCCGACCCGGGTGGTCCGCTCGCTCGGCATGCACGTGCGCAGCATCGAGGTGCTGGACCAGCGCGGCCTGCTGGAGCGTTTCCTGACGGCGGGCAAGAAGTTCCAGCTCGGGGGGTACTTCGCCGGGATCGTCAAGGCGTGGCCCACCGGGATGGACACCGCGCACGACTACATCCTCGGCATCCCGCAGCCGGTCACCGAACGGCTGCTGGCCGCGCACGCCACCGAGGTCGGCGCCGAGCTGCGGCGCGGCGTCGAACTTGTCGGGTTGAGCCAGGACGAGGAGGCGGTGACCGCCGAGCTGGCCGACGGTACCCGGTTGCGCGCGCGCTACCTCGTCGGTTGCGACGGCGGGCGCAGTACGGTGCGCAAGCTGCTGGGCATCGATTTTCCCGGTGAGCCCAGCAGGGCCGAGACGCTGCTGGGCGTGATGGAGTTGACCGCCGCACCGGACGAGGTGCTCGCGGTGATGACCGAGGTACGCAAGACCCAGCTGCGGTTCGGGGTCGGACCGGTCGGGGACGGGGAGGGGTTGTACCGGGTGGTCGTGCCGGCGGCCCAGGTGGCGGAGGACCGCGCGGTCGCACCGACCCTCGACGAGTTCCGGCAGCAGCTGCGGGCCACCGCCGGCACCGACTTCGGGGTGCACTCGCCCCGCTGGCTCTCCCGGTTCGGCGACGCCACCCGCCTCGCCGAGCGGTACCGGGTCGACCGGGTGCTGTTGGCCGGGGACGCGGCGCACGTGCACCCGCCGCTGGGCGGGCAGGGGCTCAACCTCGGCCTGCAGGACGCGTTCAACCTGGGCTGGAAGTTGGCCGCGCAGGTCGCCGGGTGGGCACCGGCGGATCTGTTGGACACGTACCAGGCCGAGCGGCGGCCGGTCGCGTCGGACGTGCTGGACAACACCCGGGCGCAGACCGAGCTGATGAAGCTGGAGTCGGGTCCGCAGGCCGTCCGACGGCTGATGGCGGAGCTGATGGACTTCGAGGAGGTGAACCGGCACCTCATCGAGAAGATCACCGCGATCTCCGTCCGGTACGACTTCGGCCCGGGTCACCGGCTGCTCGGCCGCCGGTTGCGGGACGTGGGGCTGCGGCGGGGACGCCTGTACGGGCTGACGCACCGGGGGCGTGGGCTGCTGCTGGACCAGACGGGGCGGCTCTCGGTGACCGGCTGGGCGGACCGGGTCGACCATGTCGTCGACGCCAGCGAGGAGCTGGACGTGCCCGC
- a CDS encoding benzoate/H(+) symporter BenE family transporter, translating into MAGRTQPLLAGVVTALVGFASSFTVVLAGLRAVGATDAQAASGLLVLCLTAGLAAAWLGLRHRIPMSVAWSTPGAALLVATGPLPGGWPTAVGAFLVSGVLIVAAGLFPPLGRAVAAIPRPVAGAMLAGVLLPLCTAPVRALVEVPLLAAPVVVTWVLLHRYARRWAVPAALAVAVVAITLTASGLGGVGAAGLLPVVELTAPAWSLSATIGLAVPLFLVTMAAQNVPGMAVLVGYGYRPPFGAALRATGLASLAAAPAGGHAVNLAAISAALAAGPDAHPDPDRRWIASVTAGVGLALLGLGAGLATALVALAPPVLIEAVAGLALLGALATAIAAAVTEPDAREAAVVAFVVTASGVTLLGVGGAFWGLLAGWLMLLLFREGRAPS; encoded by the coding sequence GTGGCCGGACGTACCCAGCCGTTGTTGGCCGGGGTGGTGACCGCGCTTGTCGGCTTCGCCAGCTCGTTCACCGTTGTGCTGGCCGGATTGCGGGCGGTCGGTGCCACCGACGCCCAGGCCGCCTCGGGGCTGCTCGTGCTCTGCCTCACCGCCGGCCTGGCCGCCGCCTGGCTGGGGCTGCGCCACCGGATACCGATGAGCGTGGCGTGGTCCACCCCGGGTGCCGCGCTGCTGGTGGCGACCGGACCGCTGCCCGGCGGCTGGCCGACGGCCGTCGGGGCGTTCCTCGTCTCCGGCGTGCTGATCGTGGCCGCCGGACTCTTCCCGCCGCTGGGCCGGGCCGTCGCGGCCATCCCCCGACCGGTCGCCGGCGCGATGCTCGCCGGGGTGCTGCTGCCGCTCTGCACCGCCCCGGTCCGGGCCCTGGTCGAGGTGCCGCTGCTCGCCGCGCCGGTGGTGGTGACCTGGGTGCTGCTGCACCGGTACGCCCGCCGCTGGGCGGTCCCCGCCGCGCTGGCAGTCGCGGTGGTGGCGATCACCCTGACCGCCTCCGGACTCGGCGGGGTGGGTGCGGCGGGGCTGCTCCCGGTCGTCGAGTTGACCGCGCCGGCCTGGAGCCTCTCCGCCACGATCGGCCTCGCCGTGCCGCTGTTCCTGGTCACCATGGCCGCGCAGAACGTACCCGGGATGGCGGTACTGGTCGGCTACGGCTACCGCCCGCCGTTCGGCGCCGCGTTGCGGGCCACCGGCCTGGCCAGCCTGGCCGCCGCGCCCGCCGGCGGACACGCGGTGAACCTCGCCGCGATCAGCGCCGCCCTCGCCGCCGGCCCGGACGCCCACCCCGACCCGGACCGCCGGTGGATCGCCTCGGTCACCGCCGGTGTCGGTCTCGCCCTGCTCGGGCTGGGTGCCGGACTCGCCACCGCGCTCGTCGCGCTGGCACCCCCGGTGCTGATCGAGGCGGTCGCCGGCCTGGCCCTGCTCGGGGCGTTGGCCACCGCGATCGCGGCGGCGGTGACCGAGCCGGACGCCCGGGAGGCAGCCGTGGTCGCCTTCGTCGTCACCGCCTCCGGGGTGACCCTGCTGGGGGTGGGCGGCGCGTTCTGGGGACTGCTCGCCGGCTGGCTCATGCTCCTCCTCTTCCGCGAAGGAAGGGCCCCCTCTTAA
- a CDS encoding type II toxin-antitoxin system Phd/YefM family antitoxin, with amino-acid sequence MRTISATEASRRFSDLLDAIERGESVTVTRGNRPIAEIHPAHRRTGRDLRAALADLPAPDDHFEADLTDALRYVTTERTDPWADV; translated from the coding sequence ATGCGAACCATCTCGGCCACCGAAGCCTCACGAAGGTTCTCCGATCTCCTTGACGCCATCGAGCGCGGCGAGAGCGTCACCGTCACGCGTGGAAACCGACCGATCGCCGAGATTCATCCGGCCCACCGTCGCACCGGCCGGGACCTACGAGCCGCGCTCGCCGACCTACCCGCACCCGATGACCACTTCGAAGCCGATCTCACCGACGCCCTCCGCTACGTGACGACCGAACGGACGGATCCGTGGGCCGACGTCTGA
- a CDS encoding FadR/GntR family transcriptional regulator, translated as MPPSVDSATVPPRGRRVQQTIASLRERILRGDWPVGDRIPTEPQLVATLGVGRNTVREAVRALVHAGVLQCRQGSGTYVVSTDELAPVVARRITDDRTTEVVEVRRAFEVEAARLAALRRTPADLAALDDALAAREAAWRGGRVADFVEADAALHTAVVAAAHNGMLAELYASVGTALRSTIARTMGDELLPERYVDHGRLVEAIRAGDPARAAREAGAFLEPAPGA; from the coding sequence GTGCCACCATCGGTTGATTCCGCCACCGTGCCGCCGCGCGGCCGGCGGGTGCAGCAGACCATCGCCTCGCTGCGGGAGCGGATCCTGCGCGGCGACTGGCCGGTGGGCGACCGGATCCCGACCGAGCCACAGCTGGTCGCCACGCTCGGAGTGGGACGCAACACCGTCCGCGAGGCGGTCCGCGCACTGGTGCACGCCGGGGTGCTGCAGTGCCGGCAGGGCTCCGGGACGTACGTGGTCTCCACCGACGAACTGGCCCCGGTGGTGGCCCGCCGGATCACCGACGACCGGACGACCGAGGTGGTGGAGGTCCGGCGCGCCTTCGAGGTGGAGGCGGCCCGGCTCGCCGCGCTTCGGCGTACCCCGGCAGACCTGGCGGCGCTCGACGACGCGCTGGCCGCCCGGGAGGCCGCGTGGCGCGGCGGCCGGGTCGCCGACTTCGTGGAGGCCGACGCGGCGCTGCACACCGCGGTGGTCGCCGCCGCACACAACGGCATGCTCGCCGAGCTGTACGCCTCGGTCGGCACCGCGCTACGCAGCACCATAGCCCGGACCATGGGCGACGAACTGCTCCCCGAGCGGTACGTCGACCATGGTCGACTCGTCGAGGCGATCCGGGCCGGTGACCCGGCACGGGCCGCCCGGGAGGCCGGCGCTTTCCTGGAGCCCGCCCCGGGGGCTTAG
- a CDS encoding helix-turn-helix domain-containing protein, with translation MDQPPPEPRRPLDAEAGEVGRRVRTLREERGLSLSRLARQANVGKATLSGLENGLRNPTLETLYAITAQLGVPLSAVLSATATEPVVRGAAVTATVLEVFTDTDATYELYRLRVAPGSGQVSPAHQYGVTEHVTVFSGVLRAGPVDAPLTAVAGGHLRWTSDVPHGYAALGDEEVTASLLLRYPRPKR, from the coding sequence ATGGACCAGCCACCACCAGAGCCCCGTCGCCCCCTCGACGCCGAGGCCGGTGAGGTGGGTCGCCGGGTCCGCACCCTGCGCGAGGAGCGGGGCCTGTCGCTGTCCCGGCTGGCCCGGCAGGCGAACGTGGGCAAGGCCACCCTGTCCGGGCTGGAGAACGGCCTGCGCAACCCCACTCTGGAGACGCTCTACGCGATCACCGCGCAACTCGGCGTGCCGCTCAGCGCGGTACTCTCCGCGACGGCGACCGAACCGGTGGTACGCGGCGCGGCGGTCACCGCGACCGTACTGGAGGTGTTCACCGACACCGACGCGACGTACGAGCTGTACCGGCTGCGGGTCGCTCCCGGGTCGGGCCAGGTCTCCCCGGCCCACCAGTACGGGGTGACCGAGCACGTCACCGTCTTCAGTGGCGTGCTGCGGGCCGGGCCGGTGGACGCGCCGCTGACCGCCGTGGCCGGTGGTCACCTGCGCTGGACCTCGGACGTGCCGCACGGCTACGCCGCCCTCGGCGACGAGGAGGTGACCGCGAGTCTCCTACTGCGCTATCCCCGCCCGAAAAGGTAA